A DNA window from Pogona vitticeps strain Pit_001003342236 chromosome 2, PviZW2.1, whole genome shotgun sequence contains the following coding sequences:
- the LOC110090298 gene encoding keratin, type II cytoskeletal 5 yields MSRQSYARSIGGGNRGFSSSSVSLGGGNRVSFSTTSTSRGCSARGGAIGGFGSKSLYNLGGSKRISMGGFGGSGFGGGIGSCGQGGGGGFGIGGGFGGDVGYGFGGGLGGGFNGTGGPWLPVCPPGGIKEVTINQHLLQPLHIEIDPQIQKVREEERAQMMTLNNKFASFIDKVRFLEQQNQVLETKWKLLQEQGTGRQKNFDQLYEIYINNLRKQLEGLQNERRGLDLELKNFQDLVEDYKNKYEEEINKRTSAENDFVLLKKDVDAAYMNKTELQAKLDNLVDEINFLKCLYEAELSQVQQTVSDTSVVLQMDNNRNLDLDSIIADVKAQYEEIAQKSRLEAESWYQSKYEELQLTAGKHGDNLRDTKAEISELNRMIQRIRAEIDNVKKQCEKLQASISEAEERGELALKDARGKLAELEEALQKAKEEMTRLLREYQELMNGKMALDIEIATYRKLLEGEESRMSGECQSAVNVSMVGSTTHISGGGYGGGYGGGLSYGGGSASFGGFSSGSGRIGGGYGSGSTIVKKTTTSSIRSTTKNH; encoded by the exons ATGTCTCGTCAGTCCTATGCCCGAAGCATTGGAGGAGGGAACAGGGGCTTCAGTTCCAGTTCTGTTTCCTTAGGGGGTGGAAACAGAGTCAGTTTCAGCACCACGTCCACATCCCGTGGATGCTCCGCTCGTGGTGGAGCTATTGGTGGTTTTGGCAGCAAGAGCCTGTATAACCTAGGTGGCAGCAAGAGAATCTCCATGGGTGGATTTGGTGGCAGTGGCTTTGGTGGGGGCATTGGTTCTTGTGGCCAGGGAGGTGGCGGAGGCTTTGGAATTGGTGGTGGCTTCGGTGGAGATGTTGGTTATGGCTTTGGTGGAGGGCTCGGTGGTGGCTTTAATGGTACCGGTGGTCCCTGGTTACCAGTATGCCCACCTGGTGGGATCAAGGAAGTGACCATCAACCAGCACCTCCTGCAGCCCCTCCACATAGAGATTGACCCACAGATCCAAAAAGTACGTGAAGAAGAGCGGGCGCAGATGATGACCCTCAACAACAAATTTGCCTCCTTCATTGACAAG GTTCGCTTCCTAGAGCAACAGAACCAAGTGCTGGAGACCAAGTGGAAACTTTTGCAGGAACAAGGCACTGGGAGGCAAAAGAATTTTGACCAGCTCTATGAGAtatatatcaacaacctcaggaaACAGCTAGAAGGCCTCCAGAATGAAAGGAGAGGACTGGATTTGGAACTTAAAAACTTCCAAGACCTTGTGGAGGACTACAAGAACAA ATATGAAGAAGAAATTAACAAGCGCACTTCAGCCGAGAATGACtttgttctcttgaaaaag GATGTGGACGCTGCTTAtatgaacaaaacagaactgcAGGCAAAGCTGGATAACTTGGTGGATGAAATTAACTTCTTGAAATGTCTCTATGAAGCT gaACTCAGCCAGGTACAGCAGACCGTCTCTGACACTTCTGTCGTCCTCCAAATGGATAACAACCGTAACCTGGACCTGGACAGCATCATTGCTGATGTCAAGGCTCAGTATGAAGAGATTGCCCAGAAGAGCCGATTGGAAGCAGAGTCGTGGTACCAGAGTAAG TATGAAGAGCTGCAGCTAACAGCTGGAAAACATGGTGACAACCTCCGAGACACCAAGGCTGAGATCTCTGAGCTGAACCGGATGATTCAGAGGATACGTGCAGAAATAGATAATGTGAAGAAGCAG TGTGAGAAGCTGCAGGCTTCCATTTCAGAAGCTGAGGAACGTGGTGAGCTGGCTCTCAAGGATGCTCGGGGGAAACTGGCCGAACTGGAAGAGGCTCTGCAAAAGGCCAAGGAAGAAATGACCCGTCTCTTGAGGGAGTATCAGGAGCTGATGAACGGCAAGATGGCCCTGGATATTGAGATTGCCACCTACAGGAAACTGCTGGAGGGAGAGGAGAGCAG gaTGTCCGGAGAATGCCAAAGCGCTGTGAACGTCT cCATGGTAGGTTCTACCACCCACATTTCTGGTGGTGGATATGGGGGCGGATATGGAGGAGGCTTGTCCTATGGAGGAGGATCTGCCAGCTTCGGTGGTTTCAGCTCTGGAAGTGGCCGAATTGGTGGAGGATATGGCTCTGGGAGCACCATTGTGAAGAAAACCACAACGTCATCCATCAGGTCTACAACAAAGAACCATTAA